Proteins encoded within one genomic window of Carassius gibelio isolate Cgi1373 ecotype wild population from Czech Republic chromosome A4, carGib1.2-hapl.c, whole genome shotgun sequence:
- the LOC127979159 gene encoding fatty acyl-CoA reductase 1, which translates to MASISEWYAGKNVLITGATGFMGKVLMEKLLRSCPDVKALYILVRPKAGQSMSERVQDMMKCKLFDRVREDNPDFHQKIVPISSELTQPGLAISPEDVKTLTSCIHIVFHCAATIRFDEALKHALQLNVISTQQLLSLAQQMQQLQAFIHISTAYANCNRRHIDEVIYPPPVEPKKLIDSLEWMDDSMVCDLTPRLIGDRPNTYTYTKALAECVVQQESGRLNIAIIRPSIVGASWQEPFPGWIDNFNGPSGIFIAAGKGILRTMRASNDAVADLIPVDVVINLTLAAGWYTAVHRPKTVLVYNCTTGGINPFHWGEIEHHVMSTFKRNPLEQAFRRPNANITSNYLINQYWTLVSHKFPALLYDLILRLSGQKPQMMRIFNRLHKAIGLLEYFSSQDWEWNSDNMNMLMNQLSAEDRRTFNFDVRQLNWPEYIENYCIGTKKYVLNEDMSDIPAARQHLRKLRNIRYTFNTLLLVFIWRVFIARSQMARNIWYFVVSLCFKFLSYFRASSTLTQ; encoded by the exons ATGGCCTCGATCTCGGAGTGGTACGCGGGGAAGAACGTGCTGATCACCGGAGCCACGGGCTTCATGGGGAAGGTGCTGATGGAGAAACTGCTGCGCTCCTGTCCAGACGTGAAGGCCCTCTACATCCTCGTCCGGCCCAAAGCGGGTCAGTCTATGTCCGAGCGCGTCCAGGACATGATGAAGTGTAAG CTGTTCGACCGCGTGCGTGAGGATAATCCTGACTTTCATCAGAAGATCGTCCCCATCAGCAGTGAGCTCACTCAGCCCGGCCTGGCCATCAGTCCAGAGGATGTGAAGACGCTCACTTCCTGTATACACATCGTCTTCCACTGCGCCGCCACCATCCGCTTCGACGAGGCCCTGAA GCATGCGCTGCAGCTGAACGTCATCTCCACGCAGCAGCTCCTCTCTCTGGCGCAGCAGATGCAGCAGCTGCAGGCCTTCATCCACATCTCCACCGCCTACGCCAACTGCAACCGCAGACACATCGACGAGGTCATCTACCCTCCTCCGGTCGAGCCCAAGAAACTCATCGACTCTCTGGA gtggatGGATGACAGCATGGTCTGTGACCTCACACCGCGTCTGATCGGTGACCGGCCGAACACTTACACCTACACTAAAGCTCTGGCCGAGTGTGTGGTGCAGCAGGAGAGCGGCCGACTCAACATCGCCATCATACGGCCGTCCATCGTAGGAGCCAGCTGGCAGGAGCCGTTCCCC GGTTGGATAGACAACTTTAATGGACCGAGTGGCATTTTCATTGCT GCTGGGAAGGGCATCCTGCGCACCATGAGAGCCAGTAATGACGCGGTGGCCGATCTGATTCCTGTGGACGTGGTGATAAACCTGACGCTGGCGGCCGGCTGGTACACCGCGGTGCACAG aCCGAAAACTGTGCTTGTGTACAACTGCACCACCGGAGGCATTAACCCTTTCCACTGGGGCGAGATCG AGCATCACGTGATGTCCACGTTCAAGAGGAATCCTCTGGAGCAGGCTTTCCGTCGGCCGAACGCCAACATCACGTCCAATTACCTGATCAACCAGTACTGGACCCTCGTGAGCCACAAGTTCCCCGCGCTCCTCTACGACCTGATCCTGCGACTGTCCGGACAGAAACCACA GATGATGCGTATTTTCAACCGTCTGCACAAAGCCATCGGTCTCCTGGAGTACTTCAGCAGTCAGGACTGGGAGTGGAACTCAGACAACATGAACATGCTGATGAACCAGCTGAGCGCCGAGGACAGGAGg ACCTTCAACTTTGACGTCCGTCAGCTGAACTGGCCCGAGTACATCGAGAACTACTGTATCGGCACCAAGAAGTACGTTCTGAACGAGGACATGTCTGACATCCCGGCGGCCAGACAGCACCTGAGGAA GCTGAGAAACATCCGATACACGTTCAACACGCTGCTGCTGGTCTTCATCTGGCGCGTCTTCATCGCTCGCTCTCAGATGGCCAGGAACATCTGGTACTTCGTCGTGAGTCTGTGCTTCAAGTTCCTGTCCTACTTCAGGGCTTCCAGCACTCTGACCCAATGA